The Blastopirellula sediminis sequence GCTCTTTTTGAAATCGTTCTGGCGGCAGAGCGCTTGGTAGGAGCGGCGATTCGCCGCTCAACAGATCGAGCAGCATTTGCGTGATGCACGTTTGCGGTAGCGTGTACGTTTCGATACCGGGAAAGGACCAGAAAAAGAGTCCCCAGTCGTTCGGCTCGCCTGTGGTGATCCAGCAGAGAATGTCTCCGTTGTCGGTCGCTCCAATGGGAAGCAGGCCTCCGCTTTCCGGATACTGCGGAAACGGAACGCATTCGCGTCCTCCTGCAACCGCATCCATCTCTTCGAATCTCGAAAGCAGCATCGCCAGATAAGATGGCGCCTCTTCCACTCCTGGAGCATCGACTCCAGCGAAGTAGAACGGCGTATGAAACCAGAGGCAGCCGCAGAAAGTTGCGACTCCGTACGTCTCGGTCAGCGATTTGAAGTCCTCCGGGAGTTCGCTCCCGATTTCACTGGTTACTAAGTCCCAATCGCCCCAATTGCAGCAGGGCGTTTCCGGAGGGGGTAACAGCGAAGTCAGCAATTTCACGTTCGGATGCATCGCGGCTCTCCGATTCCGAAGATGCGTGAAAAAGAAAAAGGGGCAGGGTCACTGTTTCGTGACCTGCCCCTTTAGTGTGGCTGATTTTGATTGGCGAAAAAGAGACCAGGCCTCTTTTTCTTGGTCAGTCCCTTAGAACTGATGTCCCTTTTGTGGACCATTTTGCGTCAGCGTCAGGATCTCTGGACCTTCTTCGGTCATCAGGATCGTGTGCTCGAACTGGGCGCTCAGTTTGTTGTCCTTTGTCCGAACGGTCCAGCCGTCGCGGCGGTCGAGGACCGTTTCGTGCGTGCCGAGGTTGATCATCGGCTCGATCGTGAAGCAGACCCCGGCCGGCAAAAAGACCGACTGCGTGGCGCGGGTCGGGACGTGCGGAATCGACGGTTCCTGATGGAAGCGACGTCCCAGCGCGTGGCCGACATATTCTTCGACGACGCCGTAGCCATGCTTTTTCGCTTCGGCAATCACCGCGCGGCCGATCGTCGCGACGCTGCAATCGGGCGAAATCGCCGAGATCGCGGCATGCATCGCGTCGAAGGCGCACTGCGTGACGGCGCGAGCTTCGTCCGAGACGTCGCCAATCAGGAAGGTCTCGGACTGATCGCCGTGCCAGCCGTCGACGATGCTGGTGACGTCCACATTGACGATATCTCCGTCCTTGAGGACGTAACTTCCGGGGATACCGTGACAGATAACTTCGTTGACGCTGGTGCACGAGCTTTTGGGAAATCCGTGGTAACCCAAGCAAGCGGGGACGTGTCCATGATCCAGCGTGTATTCGTGAATCAGCCGGTCGAGTTCTCCGGTCGTGATCCCGGCTTTGACGTAAGGACGGATGAAATCCATCAGTTGGGCGTTGAATTTGCCCGCAATACGCATTGCGTCGCGATCGGTGTCTACCAGCCTTAAGTTCCTGCGACCATCGAGCATGAAGGAAAACCTTCCGAATTTGCGGTTAGATAAGCGTTCGACACGTCCAAAGAGGCCCAGCAGCGCGACGTGCGAATATATGAAGAAGTTTAACAACACCCCGGCTCTCGTCATACGCATCGATCAACAATTCTTAAGGTAAAAACCGGGATCGGCGAGATGTTTTCGTCCTTTTTTCGGGACCTAGCGGTTGTAAGGGTTCGCCTCCGTCGATTGCGATAAATCGGGCAAAGAATTAGAATCACGGCTTTCTTGGGGGATAGCGAAAGCCGAACAAAGATAACGGCTTACGTACAAACCAGGCTCTCCCCGCTTACCAAAAACCACAATAGACAGATGCCGCGCTACAATCCCGCCGAAATCGAACCGAAATGGCAGCAATTCTGGGAACAAAACCGCACCTTTGCGACGCCGGAAATGCCTCAGGGCGAAAAGTTGTACGTGCTGGACATGTTTCCCTATCCCAGCGGCGAAGGCCTGCACGTCGGTCACCCGGAAGGATATACCGCAACTGACATCGTCTGCCGCTTCTCGCGCATGCAGGGGAAATGCGTGCTCCACCCCATGGGGTTCGACTCGTTCGGTTTGCCGGCCGAAGAGCATGCCATCAAGACGGGGACCCCCCCGCGAGTGCAGACCGAGAAAAACATCGCCAACTTCACCCGGCAGCTGAAGATGCTCGGTTTCAGCTACGACTGGGACCGCCAGATCGCGACGACCGACGTCGAGTACTTCCGTTGGACGCAGTGGATCTTCTTGCAGGTTTACGATACCTGGTACGACCGCGAACAGCAGAAAGGGCGCCCGATCGCCGAGTTGCCGATTCCGGCCGAAGTCGCCGCTGAAGGCGCCGATGCGGTTCGCCAATACCAAGACGAACATCGTCTGGCCTATTTGAACGAAGCGCCGGTGAACTGGTGTCCCAATTTGGGAACGGTGCTGGCCAACGAAGAAGTGATCGACGGCAAGAGCGAACGTGGCGGTCACCCGGTGCAGCGGATTCCGCTGAAGCAATGGATGATGCGGATCACCGACTACGCCGACCGGTTGGAAAAAGACCTGGACGGCTTGGATTGGTCGGACGGCATCAAGGCGCGCCAGCGCAACTGGATCGGCCGCAGCACCGGCGCCGAAGTTGACTTCTACATTGGCGCCGCCGACAAGCTGAGCGCCTGGAAGAAGACGCGGGCTGAAAGCGGCTTCCCGCGCAAGCCGGGCGATGACGTCTTGCGGGTTTACACGACGCGTCCCGACACGCTGTTCGGCGCGACTTACATGGTGATCGCTCCGGAACATCCGCTGGTCGAAACTCTCACGACCAAAGAACAAGCGGCCGCCGTCAAAGCTTACTGCGACAAAGCGGCCAGCAAGAGCGATCTGGAACGGACTGAACTGGCGAAGGAAAAGACCGGCGTCTTCAGCGGTTCGTATGCGATCAATCCGGTCAACGACGAACAGACGCCGATCTGGATCGCCGACTATGTTTTGATCAGCTACGGCACCGGCGCCATCATGGCGGTTCCGGCGCATGACGATCGCGACTTTGAATTCGCCAAGACGTTCGACATTCCGGTGATCGCCGTCGTCGACCCCGGCGACTCAAGCGAAGTTGATCGCGCCGAAGTTTTGGCCGGCGCCGTTTGCTCTACCATCGACGGCGTCGCGATTAACTCCGGCAAGTACGACGGCACGCCGACTGCGGAGTTCAAGTCGAAGATCGCCGCCGATCTGACCGCCGCCGGACTCGGGAAAACCGCGGTTAACTACAAACTGCGCGACTGGCTCTTCAGCCGTCAGCGTTTCTGGGGAGAACCGTTCCCGATTCTGAAAGAGCTGGACGCCAGCGGCGAACCGAACGGCAAGATCCTGCCGGTCCCGGTCGATCAGTTGCCGGTCAACTTGCCGGAACTGGAAGACTTCAAACCGATCGGTCGCCCGGAACCGCCGCTCGAAAAGGCGCCTGCCGATTGGTTGTATCCCGTCATCGACGGCGTGAAGTACAAGCGGGAAACGAACACGATGCCGCAATGGGCCGGTTCGTGCTGGTATTACCTGCGCTTCATCGATCCGAAGAACGACACCGCGCTGATCGATCGCGAAAAAGAAAAAGCGTGGATGCCGGTCGACTTGTACATCGGCGGCGCCGAGCACGCGGTGTTGCACTTGTTGTACGCGCGGTTCTGGCACAAGGTGCTGTACGATCGCGGCGTAGTGACGACGGCCGAACCGTTCCAGAAGTTGGTCAACCAGGGGATGATCCTGGGCGAGTTGGAATACACCGGCTTTCAAACGGCGGAAGGTCGTTGGGTCTCGCACAACAAGACGAAGACCAACGTCGAAGGAGAACGGGTCGACGCCAAGACCGGCGAGGCAGTCACCGCGGTGAAGCTCAGCGCCGACGATGTCGAGAAGCAGGGAGACTCGTTCGTGCTGAAGACGGACGCCAACGTGAAGATCGACGCCCGCGCGATGAAGATGTCGAAGAGCCGCGGCAACGTGGTGAACCCGGATGTTGTGGTGAAGGACTTCGGCGCCGACAGTCTGCGATTGTACGAGATGTTCATGGGCCCGCTCGAAGCGACCAAGCCATGGAGCATGGCCGGCGTGAGCGGCGTGCGCAACTTCCTGGATCGCGTCTGGCGATTGATCGTCGACGACTACGCCGAAGAGACGGCGCTGCTCGATGCGGTCCAAGACGTCGAGCCGACGGCCGAACAAAACAAGATGGTTCACCGTACGATCGAAGCGGTGACGCGCGACTTGTCGAAGTTGGAATTCAACACGCCGATCGCGCGGATGATGGAATTCACCAACTTCTTCACCAAAGAAGAGGTTCGGCCGAAGTCGGCGATGAAATCGTTGGTATTGATGCTTTCGGCCTACGCTCCGCACATTGCGGAAGAGCTGTGGGCCGTTTTGGGCGAGACCGAGTCGCTGGCCTACCATCCTTGGCCGAAATTTGACGAAAAGTTCACCAAGGATGACGAAATTGAAATTCCGGTCCAGATTCTGGGCAAAGTTCGGAGCAAAATTGTCGTCGCGGCCGATATTTCTCAGGCCGATTTGGAAAAAGCGGCGCTCGCGGACGAACGAATCCAAGAGCTGATTGAGGGAAAACAGGTCGTAAAAGCGATCGTGGTCCCTGGCCGCATGGTCAATTTTGTCGTCAAATAAACGTACAGGCTTGCCGCACTCGGCATCCTGCCCCCCCGCTCACTTTTCTTTCATTGACAATCAGGACGAACGATGACGCACTCATGGCACGACGTCAGCCCGGGCCACCGTATGCCGCTCGAATTTTGCGCGGTGATTGAAATTCCGACCGGCTGCAGCCTCAAGTACGAACTCGACAAGCCGACCGGGCTGCTGCGAATGGATCGCATCCTTTACTCGGCGGTGCACTACCCGGCCAATTACGGGTTCATTCCGCAAACGCTGGCCGAAGACGACGACCCGCTGGACGTGCTGGTTCTTTGCCAAGAGCCAGTTTATCCGTTGTGTTTGATCGAAGCTCGCGTCGTCGGGCTGATGACGATGGTCGACAGCGGCAAGCTGGACCATAAGATCATCGCCGTCGCGGTGAACGATCCCGAATATTCGTCAT is a genomic window containing:
- a CDS encoding SMI1/KNR4 family protein, encoding MHPNVKLLTSLLPPPETPCCNWGDWDLVTSEIGSELPEDFKSLTETYGVATFCGCLWFHTPFYFAGVDAPGVEEAPSYLAMLLSRFEEMDAVAGGRECVPFPQYPESGGLLPIGATDNGDILCWITTGEPNDWGLFFWSFPGIETYTLPQTCITQMLLDLLSGESPLLPSALPPERFQKEHWRVD
- a CDS encoding inorganic diphosphatase, yielding MTHSWHDVSPGHRMPLEFCAVIEIPTGCSLKYELDKPTGLLRMDRILYSAVHYPANYGFIPQTLAEDDDPLDVLVLCQEPVYPLCLIEARVVGLMTMVDSGKLDHKIIAVAVNDPEYSSYREAVDLPSHRRNMLRRFFQDYKQLEGKTVEVDEMQPAEEAIPVIEQALQRYSEQRRRGFYQKAPV
- the leuS gene encoding leucine--tRNA ligase, with amino-acid sequence MPRYNPAEIEPKWQQFWEQNRTFATPEMPQGEKLYVLDMFPYPSGEGLHVGHPEGYTATDIVCRFSRMQGKCVLHPMGFDSFGLPAEEHAIKTGTPPRVQTEKNIANFTRQLKMLGFSYDWDRQIATTDVEYFRWTQWIFLQVYDTWYDREQQKGRPIAELPIPAEVAAEGADAVRQYQDEHRLAYLNEAPVNWCPNLGTVLANEEVIDGKSERGGHPVQRIPLKQWMMRITDYADRLEKDLDGLDWSDGIKARQRNWIGRSTGAEVDFYIGAADKLSAWKKTRAESGFPRKPGDDVLRVYTTRPDTLFGATYMVIAPEHPLVETLTTKEQAAAVKAYCDKAASKSDLERTELAKEKTGVFSGSYAINPVNDEQTPIWIADYVLISYGTGAIMAVPAHDDRDFEFAKTFDIPVIAVVDPGDSSEVDRAEVLAGAVCSTIDGVAINSGKYDGTPTAEFKSKIAADLTAAGLGKTAVNYKLRDWLFSRQRFWGEPFPILKELDASGEPNGKILPVPVDQLPVNLPELEDFKPIGRPEPPLEKAPADWLYPVIDGVKYKRETNTMPQWAGSCWYYLRFIDPKNDTALIDREKEKAWMPVDLYIGGAEHAVLHLLYARFWHKVLYDRGVVTTAEPFQKLVNQGMILGELEYTGFQTAEGRWVSHNKTKTNVEGERVDAKTGEAVTAVKLSADDVEKQGDSFVLKTDANVKIDARAMKMSKSRGNVVNPDVVVKDFGADSLRLYEMFMGPLEATKPWSMAGVSGVRNFLDRVWRLIVDDYAEETALLDAVQDVEPTAEQNKMVHRTIEAVTRDLSKLEFNTPIARMMEFTNFFTKEEVRPKSAMKSLVLMLSAYAPHIAEELWAVLGETESLAYHPWPKFDEKFTKDDEIEIPVQILGKVRSKIVVAADISQADLEKAALADERIQELIEGKQVVKAIVVPGRMVNFVVK
- the map gene encoding type I methionyl aminopeptidase, with protein sequence MLDGRRNLRLVDTDRDAMRIAGKFNAQLMDFIRPYVKAGITTGELDRLIHEYTLDHGHVPACLGYHGFPKSSCTSVNEVICHGIPGSYVLKDGDIVNVDVTSIVDGWHGDQSETFLIGDVSDEARAVTQCAFDAMHAAISAISPDCSVATIGRAVIAEAKKHGYGVVEEYVGHALGRRFHQEPSIPHVPTRATQSVFLPAGVCFTIEPMINLGTHETVLDRRDGWTVRTKDNKLSAQFEHTILMTEEGPEILTLTQNGPQKGHQF